ACAAGGTCTGTCAGATACATCATCAAAGATGTTTCCCATTCTCCTCCGTGAATGCTTCCTCCTGGAGCTGATTTTCTAATTTTTTGATATTCTGCAGATGAAAAAGTACCAGGAGAGGTTATAGCTATATAAACCCCATATTTATCGGATATTTCTCTGGATACAGTCTTTAAAAGTCCTGAGTGATGTCCATGACAATCTAATATTACTATTTTTTTGAAACCCATCTCTATAACAGACCCTAAAATATCAAATACCATATCCATTACTACTCTAGTTCTCACCCTTATCGTTCCCGGCCATCGGCTCATCTCCTTGGCAGAATAACCAGACCATATGGTGGGCATAACCAGTAAAGGTATTTCATCCTTTAACTCCTGTCCAATTGCTTCTCCAAATTTCTCTGCTATTTTGGCATCTGTCTCTACAGGAAGGTGTTTACCATGCTCCTCCACTGTACCCATTGGAAGTATAATCAAAGTATCTTTTTCTATAGCCTCTTTTAATTCAGGCCAAGTTTTTTCTGCAAAATAAAATGACACTATTATCCTCCCCTTTAAATTTATTTATATTAAAGTTATAATTAGCAATTGAGCAGTCTGTTCTGTATATCTATATAATCTTGATATTTTGCTGCATACACCTCTTGATTCTCTTTGTCAGGATAAAAAATATCATCTACATTTGCTTCTTCGATCTGTTCTACATCTTCTATCATTCCACAGCCCAACATAGCTAATATCGCCGCTCCTACACATGCGGTCTCTGGTGTATATAGAGTAACTACTTTTTTGCCTGTTATATCGGCTATTATCTGACACCACACTTTTCCTTTGGCACCTCCGCCGAACAGTCTTATTTCTTCAACTTCACCAGACAGTTCTTCCATAATATCCAGGTTAACTTTTATCTGATAGGCTATTCCTTCAAATACAGACCTGACTATCTCGTTAGGTGTAGTAGCTAAACTTATTCCATAAACAAAACCTCTGATATCAGGTTTCCAATAGGGTGTTGATGCACCAGTCAGATGGGGATAAAAAAATAAATTGCTTTGTTTTGCCCCACACTGCTCTACCATTTCATCTAATTCTTCATATGATTTATCTGCAAACAAAGTATTTCTTAACCATTTTAAGCTAACACCAGCAGTGCCAATTACCGCCTCTAAAACCCAACGCTGTTTCAATAAATCAGAAAAACACGGTATCCTCATATGTTTATCCAATAAAGGCTGTTTGCCCTTGGTAGTTATAGCTGTTGCCGTCCCTAAAGACACTGTGGCAACATTATCTTTGATCCCTGCTCCTAGAGCGGCACATTTTTGATCCTGTCCCCCTAGGGATACTACAACATCATTTGCTATGCCTAATTCCTGGGCAACCTCCGGTTTCACAACTCCTACATTAGTTCCGCTCCACTCTATTTGAGGCAGCTTTTCTTTGTTCAATCCAAATCTTTCTATTATAGGCAAAGACCAATCCTGTTTGTTTATATCGTACATCAATGTTCCAGAAGCCATCGTATGATCAGTAACAAAATTCCCGGTAAACTTGGCTATTAAAAAATCATGTCCCATCAAGAATTTATATGTCTTATCATATATATCCCGCTTATTATTCTTTATCCACAACAGCTTTGGCAATACATAAGTGGCACTGGTTCTCTTCCCGGTAATATTAAACATATCATCTTCATCAAAATTCTCGAGTATCTCCTGAGTTTCATCTTTAGCCCTAGCATCCAACCAACTTATAGCATTCATCAATGTATTGCAATTTTCATCTACAGGTACAAAGGCGATACCCTGGGAGCTTATGCTCAACCCCCTTATCTTCAAAGGATCAACCTTTGATTTTGCTATAGATTCCTTTATCACTTTTTTAGTCAATGTCCACCATAGATCTGCATCCTGCTCTATCTCAGTATCGCTTATATTTATTAGAGAATATTCTATATACTGTTCTGCAAGAATTTTAAGCTCACTATTTAAAATTGCACTGCGACAACCGGTAGTTCCTAAATCAATCCCA
The sequence above is drawn from the Clostridia bacterium genome and encodes:
- the xylB gene encoding xylulokinase gives rise to the protein MDGYLIGIDLGTTGCRSAILNSELKILAEQYIEYSLINISDTEIEQDADLWWTLTKKVIKESIAKSKVDPLKIRGLSISSQGIAFVPVDENCNTLMNAISWLDARAKDETQEILENFDEDDMFNITGKRTSATYVLPKLLWIKNNKRDIYDKTYKFLMGHDFLIAKFTGNFVTDHTMASGTLMYDINKQDWSLPIIERFGLNKEKLPQIEWSGTNVGVVKPEVAQELGIANDVVVSLGGQDQKCAALGAGIKDNVATVSLGTATAITTKGKQPLLDKHMRIPCFSDLLKQRWVLEAVIGTAGVSLKWLRNTLFADKSYEELDEMVEQCGAKQSNLFFYPHLTGASTPYWKPDIRGFVYGISLATTPNEIVRSVFEGIAYQIKVNLDIMEELSGEVEEIRLFGGGAKGKVWCQIIADITGKKVVTLYTPETACVGAAILAMLGCGMIEDVEQIEEANVDDIFYPDKENQEVYAAKYQDYIDIQNRLLNC
- a CDS encoding creatininase family protein — its product is MSFYFAEKTWPELKEAIEKDTLIILPMGTVEEHGKHLPVETDAKIAEKFGEAIGQELKDEIPLLVMPTIWSGYSAKEMSRWPGTIRVRTRVVMDMVFDILGSVIEMGFKKIVILDCHGHHSGLLKTVSREISDKYGVYIAITSPGTFSSAEYQKIRKSAPGGSIHGGEWETSLMMYLTDLVKTDQFTDEDIMKYHSDFVAGDNFAGGQKVTWSTWGIQRSKTGIYGDPTVATKDTGEKVFKAALKEYKKFILEFYKNNKSYEI